Genomic segment of Myxococcus stipitatus:
TCACAAGGTGATTCGCTCCCTGGACTCCCCGAGTCGGCCCCTTCTCTGGGCCCTCCAGGGGTTCCTCGGAGGACAGGCCAAGAAGCTCACGTCCCTCTACCGGTCGAGTGTCCTCGACAAGCCGCGACACCTCGCGCTGGCCAGCCAGGTGGTCGTCGGGCATCAGCAGTACCAACACGCCATCAACGCCCAGCCCCACTTCCGGCGCTCCTTCGCGGAGGTCTTCTCCCGACGCTCACTGCTCTTCCTGGGCTCCGGCATCCTCGAGGAGTACCTCGTCAACCTCTTCGGGGAGATTGCACACCACCACGGCCCCGGTCCCCATCCCCACTTCGCGCTGTTCTGCAAGGAGTCCTTCGGAACCAAGAAGGAGCCGCCGGACCGCCGCTTCTTCCAGACGCGGCTGGGCATCACGCCCGTGCTCTTCGACACCTACGCGGAGCTGCCCGACCTGCTCAACCGTCTGGCGGAGGCCGTGGGCAAGCGTCCTCGTCACACACGTCCTGGGACGACGCACCCCATCTCCTGGATGCCGGATGAGCTGGGATTCAGCCTGGTCGATGGACTCCACAAGCCGAGCCCCACCGTCGGCCCGAAGCGTGGCGGCGCCGCCAAGGTCCCTCGCAAGCTCCGGCTCCGCTATGCCTCGCTGCCCGTCCCGACGGCGAAGGAGGAGTGCGTCATCATCAGCACCGGGCGTCGCGCGAGACTCAAGCGACCCATCCACGGACGTCAGGCCAAGGACCTGCTCGCGAGAGCCCGTGACGCCGGACTCATCAAGAGCACGTCGACGGCCCCGTGGGAGGCCTTTCGCGACGGCTCCACGCCGCCCCTGGCCTTCCGGTTCGGCCGTGCGCCCATCTTCGCCGTCGCGGCTCGCATCGACCCTCCGCCGTCGCGACTCCATCCCGACGACCCCGAGGACAGCCGGGACCTCGGCATCATCCAGGGCGCGGTGTCCGAAGCACTCCTCATGGCGGACCAGGCGGGCTTCACGCAGGTGCACCTCGGCCCGGTGGCGTCGGGGCAATACCGCCTGTGGACGCCCCTCCACCCGTTCATCCAGACGCTCGCCGGCGTGCGCCACTTCTTCACGCAGCATCCCGACTCACGCATCCAACAGGTCGAGCTCTACGTCTTCTCTCCTGGCGTCTGGTTCCCGGTGGTCGCCGGGAAGATTCCCGTGGGGGAGATTCTCTCCTCGAGCGTGATGAAGGTCTGGGTCGACGTGAGGAGTGCCGAGGGTGACTCGGAGCTCTTCGCGGTGACGGTCGGAGGCACGGCGGCCCCGGTGACGGTGAAGACGCTCAAGGAGCTCTGCGGCCTGCCCCTGGACCGCATGGACACGGAGATCCTCCCGCGCGCGGGCAAGGTCGTCCCCTCCCGCGACGACGACCGGCTGGTCACCCCCGCATCCATCGTCGTGTTCTCGCCCCGGAAGTAGGGCCCCGCGCCTTCAGTGCCCGGAGGCCTGGGCCAGGAAGTCGCTGGTGGAGACCACCCGGGCGTAGGCCATGCCGAGCGCCGCGAGGAACGCGGCGTGGACCTGGGGCGCGGAGGCCGTCTGACCGTTGAACTCCATGGCGCGGGCCGCACACGCATCGTGGAGCACCGTGACGGGGTAGCCCAGGTCCGCCGCCGCGCGCACCGTGGCGTCCACGCACATGAGCGTCATCATCCCCGTCACCACCAGCTGCTTC
This window contains:
- a CDS encoding SIR2 family protein, with the translated sequence MSFDYLRFDDVLPYLASAYRSSKLVPFIGSGMSLGACTGWQAFVEALVDASGVPHAKAPDGGGMESAAMYRLADKAVLGLSALPLGKRIETYRAALNVGGKAPGQCKVPAQTEALAQCYWPLVLSTNYDDLYIASRMQQSDPATMTATARQGSSARGTENEIAETDIPEVLGRSVEDCHKVIRSLDSPSRPLLWALQGFLGGQAKKLTSLYRSSVLDKPRHLALASQVVVGHQQYQHAINAQPHFRRSFAEVFSRRSLLFLGSGILEEYLVNLFGEIAHHHGPGPHPHFALFCKESFGTKKEPPDRRFFQTRLGITPVLFDTYAELPDLLNRLAEAVGKRPRHTRPGTTHPISWMPDELGFSLVDGLHKPSPTVGPKRGGAAKVPRKLRLRYASLPVPTAKEECVIISTGRRARLKRPIHGRQAKDLLARARDAGLIKSTSTAPWEAFRDGSTPPLAFRFGRAPIFAVAARIDPPPSRLHPDDPEDSRDLGIIQGAVSEALLMADQAGFTQVHLGPVASGQYRLWTPLHPFIQTLAGVRHFFTQHPDSRIQQVELYVFSPGVWFPVVAGKIPVGEILSSSVMKVWVDVRSAEGDSELFAVTVGGTAAPVTVKTLKELCGLPLDRMDTEILPRAGKVVPSRDDDRLVTPASIVVFSPRK